A stretch of DNA from Verrucomicrobiaceae bacterium:
GTTTGAGCGCTGGCTTCATCGACTCCATCGCAGGCGGTGGTGGGCTCATCTCCGTCCCCGCGCTCCTGTGGGCTGGGCTGACGCCGCAGATGGCCCTGGGCACCAATAAAATGCAGTCCACCTGGGGCACCCTCATGGCCGTGCGGAAATACACACGGGCAGGCCTCATCGACTGGCCGCAGATGCGCCTGCCCATCGTCGTCACCTTCCTCTTTGCCAGCCTGGGCACATGGACGGTCACCCAGTTGAGCAATGCCGTGCTGAAGCTCATCGTGCCATGGATGCTGCTCGGCATCGCCCTCTACGTACTGCTCTGTCCAGGCCTGGGAAAGACCGCATCACAGGCGCGGATGAGCCTGGCCGCCTTCGCCTGTGCCGCAGGCTCCGTGCTGGGATTCTACGATGGCTTCTTTGGTCCAGGCACAGGCACCTTCTGGGCCTTGGCATGCATCTCCCTGCTCGGGCTAGAGCTGACACGCGCCACCGCCTTCACCAAAGTGGTCAATCTCGCCAGCAATGCCGCCTCCTTGATCGTCTTTGTGCTCTCTGCCCGTGTGAACTACGAAATCGCCGCCGCCATGATCGCCGGGCAGCTCATCGGTGGCCGACTCGGCGCTGGCATGGCCATCCGGCACGGTGCCGGTTTCATCCGCATCATCTTCATCGCCGTCGTCTTCACCATGGTGGCAAAACTACTGTGGGAGCAGTTCGCCGCCGGCTAAAGCAACTTGTCGCAGTATCCGCCACACAGACGTCGCCAAGGCGTCATTTGCAACGCCGCCGCTCACAGCGTATCTCGCCCCACAACCAGCCCCCTAAAACGAATGAAAACCGTCCAATCCGCCGCCATTGAGCGCACCTTTCTCCAGTTCGACCTATCTCGATTGTTGAGCACCGTTTTTAAGCCCACAGAGGGTCGGAATATCTGCATCCTCATCGACCTGCCGGATCTCGATGAGGCGAAAAACATGTCCTTTCTCCGAAATCCCGCCCGCGCCGTGCAGCAGCGTGCTTACCAGCACTTTCACCTCGGTCTCAAGAACGGCGTCGCGGCCCAGCTCGGACTGACCGGTGGCGAGATCTATGCCTATATGCAGACGACCGGCAGCAATCTCGACCTTCCAGACCGCTGCGTCGATATGAGCGGGACAGAGCTCAGTCTGGAGCATGACGTCTATCCCCATCACGACATCATCCTCTGCATCTCCACCTTTTCCGCCACGGCGCCGCTCACCGCCTTTGCCAAGCAGTATGGATTCCGTGGTGCCACACTCCATGGCGTCAATGATGTCATCCTTCATTCCGGTCTGGCCGTCGATTACGAAGACGTCAGCCGCGACGCGGAAAAACTACGCCTCGCCATGACGCGTGCTGATTGGGTCGAGATCGACTTCACTGTCGAAAACGGCCCCGACATGTCCATCCACCTCGATCTGAGCCGCCAAGAGGCGCAGAAGAGCCACGGTCTCTGCCAAGGCGATACACCCGACATCGCCAATCTACCCGCCGGAGAGGTCTATTTCGTCCCCACCGGCGCAGAGGGCACCTTCCCGCTGAAATACGAAGACGGCACACTCGGCAAGCTCACAGTCACCGGCGGTCGCATCATCCGGGCGGAGCTCATCGAAGGGCTCCAGTCCACCATCGACGAGCACAATGCCAAACTCCTCGATGATCCTATGACCGGCGTGCTCGGAGAGCTCGGATTCGGCACCCAAGTCCTCCCCGTCTCCGGCGCGGACATTCAGGACGAAAAAGTGCTCGGCACATGCCATCTGGCCACGGGGCGTGACGACCACCTCGGCGGCCACATCACGCCTGCGCAGTTCAAGCGCCACCAGAACGCCACGCACGATGACATCCTCTTCGCTCCGCATAAAACGCCCAATTTTGACATCAAACAGGCCCGCATGCACCGCGATGGAGTCACCACCGTCCTCATCGAGCACTTCCAGCCCTCACGCTACCTCCTCGATGCCCTCGCTGCCGCGTAGTGGACTTAGCCCGCGTCGTGCTTGGCGATGAGTTGAATAAACTCAGGCAGGTAAGTCGTGGCCTTTTTGTCGCCGACTCCGCGGATTTCGCGGCCTGAGGCGATGGTTTTGGGCTTGAGGCGGGTCATGAACTCCAGCGTTTGATTGCTGAAAATGACATACGCGGGGACGCCTTCGGATTGAGCCAAGGCGTTGCGATGGCGCTTGAGCTTATCAAACAGAGCCTCATCGAAGCCCAGCTCGCGGGCGGCGAATTCTTCACTTTTGGCCGTCTTGCTGGTTTTCGATGGTTTGGTGGCCTGCATCATGGATGGCCAGCGGAGCTTGATGTCATCCGCATTTTTCATGGCGGCGGCTCCAGCCTTGGTGAGCGTGACTTTCGGGTATTCGTCCCCTTCGGTGAGGAGGAGGCCGTTTTTCTCCATTTCGACGAAGAGAGGATGCAGTGCCTGGGTGCCGATGTTTTTGAGTAAGCCGTAAGTGGTGAGCCTGATCGAGGCCTGCATCGACGATGTCTTTCGATTTGCTGCCGACGAGCATGTTGATGATGCGGCCTTTGCCAAAACGGCCCTCCCAGGTGCCATCTGCGCGGCGAATGGACATACGGGCGATGCCGCTGAGTGCCTGGCGGAGCATGGTGACTTCTTGCTCGGTGCCGGTGCGTGGTGGCTGCACGCCTTCAGCACGGCAGACATCGCATGAGCCACAGGGGGTGCTTTCTGTCTCACCGAAGTAGCGCAGGATTTGCTCTTGGCGACAGGCTTTGTCGTCGTAGCAGAGCTCGATCATGGCTTTGAGCTTGGCGCGGTCGCGGCGGTCTTTTTCGGCGAGAGCTTTGAGGTCGAGCGGCAGTTTGCTGGCTTTGAGATCGGGCTGGAGGAGCCGCGTGCCGCGAATGCGCTTCCCTGGGATGTCGAAGCGCTCGATGACATCCATGCGACTGAGCAGACTCAGTGCGGAGCTGATGGACATGCTGTTTTTCGCACCGGCGAACTGGGTGATGTCGTCGATGCTGGCATGCACCTCGTGCGCGGCATCGCTGCGGTTCAAAAGCGCCTGGTAGGTGAGGCGGATGATTTCGGGAGATGGATTCGCTCCTTCGATGAAGAACTCATGCGTGCGAGTATCGGCAAAATTGAAGTACAGATCGCACTGGGAGGGCTCGCCATCACGTCCAGCACGGCCTGCTTCCTGATAGTAGGCCTCCACACTGCCTGGGACATCAAAGTGGGCGACAAAGCGCACGTCGCTGCGGTCGATTCCCATGCCGAAGGCATTGGTGGCGACGGCGATGTCGGCTTTTTTGGTGATGAACTTGGTCTGGCGTTCTTCACGCTCTTTGTCATCCAGGCCGCCGTGGTATTCGATGGCTTTGATTTTTTTGTAGCGCAGTTCTTCACCGACTTCTTCGACGCGTTTGCGTGTGGCGCAGTAAATGATGCCGGTTTTGTGCTGCTGGATGAGCTTGATGAGGCGCTCGTATTTATCGGCGTTCGATTTGGTCTGGAGGATGTTCAGGCTGAGGTTCGGCCGCTCGAATCCTCGGATGGCGACAAAGGGGTCACGCAGTTGCAGCACTTTCGCGATGTCGGCACGGACTTCAGGCGTGGCGGTGGCTGTGAGAGCGATGACTTGGGGTCTTTCGAGCCTGTCGAGCGCTTCGCCGAGGCGCATGTAGTCGGGGCGGAAGTCATGGCCCCACTGCGAGAGGCAGTGCGCCTCATCGACGGCAAAGAGTGCGATCTGCACGCCACGCAATGCATTGGTGAACATGCGGCTGCGGAAGCGCTCTGGGGCCACGTACACGAGCTTATACTCCTCACGCTTGAGTGCTTCGATGCGTTCCTGCTGCTCGGCGAGGGTGAGGGTGCTGTTGATGACAGTGGCGGGGATGCCGCGTCGCTCCAGCGCATCGACCTGGTCTTTCATCAGGGCGATGAGCGGACTGACGACGATGGTGACGCCGTCCATGACCATGGCGGGGAGCTGGTAGCAGAGCGACTTACCGCCGCCAGTGGGCATGATGACCATCGTATCACGTCCGCTTAAAACCTGGGCCATCACGGTTTCCTGACCATCGAGGAATTCACGATGGCCAAAGTACTTCTTCAGAGCTTCGCGAGCATCGTGGATGGGCTGGTGGTCAGTGGAGGGGGCTTCTTCGGGCACGAGGGATGAGTGGGATGCGGACGAGCTGATGTCGAGTGTGCTTTATGGCTTCACTGCGGGCAGTTTGTAGAGGACCAGGCCGGGGATGCGGGCGATTTCGCGGGATTGCGCTTTGATCGAGGGAGGGAGCGTGTCTTTCCCGCATTCCATGAGGTAATCGATGCCGACATGGCGGGCAAAGCGTAGCGACCATGCGTCCATATTTTCATCTGGCAGCGGCGGGACGAGCTCAAAGGGACGACTCACGCCGTAGTAGCGTGCCACGCCAGTGCCGCCGCGTAGCTCTGACTTCATGGGTGCGATACGGATGCAGCGTGCCTCCAGCGTGGCCGCCAGAGAGCCGTGAATGGGCAGCCACCAGCCGCCATCCGATTTGGCGAAATAACCGACGGCATGGCCTGCGAGGGCTTTTTTGACGGTATCGAGTTCTTCGATGCTCCAGGGGCGTTCATACACGCTGCGTTGCTGCTTCAGATCCGCCACGCCCATGATGGTGCCGATCACGATGAGTAGTGCAGCGACTCGGCGCAGCCAAGAGGGCGTCTGAGCACGCTGGATGAGCAGTGCGAGTCCCCAGACGCCCGCAGGCATCACCAGCAAGGCATGCGCCATGATGATGAAGTGCATATTATCCGCCACGCCAGCGAGCAGTCGGTATCCGAAAAACGAGCCCACCAGCGCACTCAGCGCCATCCAGCCGATGTGGCGTGTTTTGGCCTCCTGATCACGCGTGAGGGTGATGATGCCGGGTAGCGAGAGTGCGCCGAGGATCAGCGCCACCGCGCAGTCACGCACACCCAGGTGCAGCGTGGTCCAGAGATGCTGGAGGCTCCATTCGATGAGCTTGCTTCCCTCAGCCTTCGGCAAGCCGACGCCGCAGACGAAATGCAGCGTGGCCCA
This window harbors:
- a CDS encoding TSUP family transporter, yielding MTWETLLLLFCAGLSAGFIDSIAGGGGLISVPALLWAGLTPQMALGTNKMQSTWGTLMAVRKYTRAGLIDWPQMRLPIVVTFLFASLGTWTVTQLSNAVLKLIVPWMLLGIALYVLLCPGLGKTASQARMSLAAFACAAGSVLGFYDGFFGPGTGTFWALACISLLGLELTRATAFTKVVNLASNAASLIVFVLSARVNYEIAAAMIAGQLIGGRLGAGMAIRHGAGFIRIIFIAVVFTMVAKLLWEQFAAG